A window from Peromyscus eremicus chromosome 1, PerEre_H2_v1, whole genome shotgun sequence encodes these proteins:
- the Sdhaf1 gene encoding succinate dehydrogenase assembly factor 1, mitochondrial → MSRPSRLQRQVLSLYRELLRAGRGKPGAEARVRAEFRQHASLPRSDVLRIEYLYRRGRRQLQLLRSGHATAMGTFVRPRGPAEEPTDTTPGTTLDDRDSPKSPCEGTGARETRSGGR, encoded by the coding sequence ATGAGCCGGCCCAGCAGGCTGCAGAGGCAAGTTCTGAGCCTGTACCGAGAGCTGCTGCGCGCCGGGCGGGGGAAACCCGGCGCCGAGGCGCGGGTGCGAGCCGAGTTCCGGCAGCACGCCAGCCTTCCGCGCTCCGACGTGCTGCGTATCGAGTATCTGTACCGCCGGGGACGGCGCCAGCTACAGCTGCTGCGTTCCGGCCACGCCACGGCCATGGGTACCTTCGTGCGCCCTCGGGGACCGGCTGAGGAACCCACCGACACAACCCCAGGGACCACGCTGGACGATAGGGATAGCCCAAAGAGTCCTTGTGAAGGCACAGGGGCACGGGAGACGAGATCCGGTGGACGGTGA